The proteins below come from a single Limosilactobacillus reuteri genomic window:
- the tnpA gene encoding IS200/IS605 family transposase: MELDRNQHSVYLPNYHLVMVVKYRRKVINDEISEYLKHRFVVVRQAYGINLQEWNHDQDHVHVLFRATPHTEMAKFLNDYKSSSSRMVKKQFPEIKQYLWESAFWTQRYCLISTGGALLEVVKRYIESQGRK, encoded by the coding sequence ATAGAATTAGATAGAAATCAGCATTCAGTATACTTACCTAATTACCATTTGGTAATGGTGGTTAAGTATCGTCGAAAAGTAATTAACGATGAAATATCTGAATATCTTAAACATCGTTTTGTAGTTGTGAGACAAGCATACGGCATTAATTTGCAAGAATGGAATCATGATCAGGACCACGTACATGTTTTGTTTAGAGCAACGCCTCATACGGAAATGGCTAAATTTTTAAATGATTACAAATCGTCTAGCTCCAGAATGGTCAAAAAACAATTTCCAGAAATCAAGCAATATCTTTGGGAATCAGCCTTTTGGACACAAAGATATTGCTTAATTAGCACTGGTGGAGCGCTTTTAGAAGTTGTAAAACGATATATTGAAAGTCAAGGGAGAAAATAA
- the tnpA gene encoding IS200/IS605 family transposase, with translation MVLKAVKMRIYPNSAQRNQLWQTFGCVRFVWNQMLNMQIERRKNNPEMVVKYRRKVINDEISEYLKHRFVVVRQAYGINLQEWNHDQDHVHVLFRATPHTEMAKFLNDYKSSSSRMVKKQFPEIKQYLWESAFWTQRYCLISTGGALLEVVKRYIESQGRK, from the coding sequence ATGGTTCTAAAAGCTGTTAAAATGCGCATCTATCCAAATTCAGCACAACGAAATCAGCTCTGGCAAACCTTCGGTTGTGTTCGTTTTGTATGGAATCAAATGCTTAATATGCAAATTGAACGGCGCAAGAATAATCCGGAAATGGTGGTTAAGTATCGTCGAAAAGTAATTAACGATGAAATATCTGAATATCTTAAACATCGTTTTGTAGTTGTGAGACAAGCATACGGCATTAATTTGCAAGAATGGAATCATGATCAGGACCACGTACATGTTTTGTTTAGAGCAACGCCTCATACGGAAATGGCTAAATTTTTAAATGATTACAAATCGTCTAGCTCCAGAATGGTCAAAAAACAATTTCCAGAAATCAAGCAATATCTTTGGGAATCAGCCTTTTGGACACAAAGATATTGCTTAATTAGCACTGGTGGAGCGCTTTTAGAAGTTGTAAAACGATATATTGAAAGTCAAGGGAGAAAATAA
- a CDS encoding GNAT family N-acetyltransferase: protein MDFKLMPLNEKDLPIFVPAMKDSFNQAAQVQDSSLEDVLPTEDIYVSLTCDNAHGFKAVVDHEIVGGAIVQIDDQTHHNHLDFLYVDTAHQNKGIGYKIWTALEQKYPQTVLWETCTPYFDKRNIHFYINRCGFAAVEFYNQSHLDLNYETQDDTNNEMFRFEKIITLDD from the coding sequence ATGGATTTTAAGCTTATGCCACTTAATGAAAAAGATTTACCAATTTTTGTTCCTGCAATGAAAGATTCGTTTAATCAAGCAGCTCAAGTACAGGATAGCTCCTTAGAAGATGTATTACCGACTGAAGATATTTATGTATCTCTTACTTGTGATAATGCCCATGGATTTAAGGCGGTTGTAGATCATGAGATTGTGGGTGGCGCAATTGTACAAATCGATGATCAAACACATCACAATCATTTAGACTTTTTATACGTTGATACTGCACACCAAAATAAAGGAATTGGTTATAAAATTTGGACTGCATTAGAGCAGAAATATCCACAAACAGTTCTTTGGGAGACATGTACCCCGTATTTTGATAAACGAAATATTCATTTTTATATCAATCGTTGTGGCTTTGCTGCTGTAGAATTTTATAACCAAAGCCATCTAGATCTTAACTATGAAACTCAGGATGATACTAATAATGAAATGTTTCGCTTTGAAAAAATAATTACTTTAGACGATTAA
- a CDS encoding LytTR family DNA-binding domain-containing protein: MKVNCHIDPNIEEEHLDLFVREMNPQINNLLKGFTSTEPVLWCYDADQIIPIKFSDIFELTVAKTGTKISTKDHTYFYRERLSHFKSNLPNDFIEASVSTIFNYHYLDHLELLDNGLIDAILTNGSHIQISRRKIKNLKARLGL, translated from the coding sequence ATGAAAGTAAACTGTCATATCGACCCTAATATTGAAGAGGAACACCTCGATTTATTTGTCCGTGAAATGAATCCCCAAATTAATAACCTCTTAAAAGGTTTTACAAGTACCGAACCAGTATTATGGTGTTATGACGCCGATCAAATTATCCCCATTAAATTCTCGGATATCTTTGAACTAACTGTCGCTAAGACTGGTACTAAAATTTCAACAAAAGATCATACCTACTTTTATCGTGAACGGTTATCCCACTTCAAAAGCAATCTTCCGAATGATTTTATTGAAGCATCTGTCAGCACTATTTTTAATTATCATTACCTTGATCACCTTGAGTTATTAGATAATGGTTTGATAGATGCAATTTTAACAAATGGTAGCCATATTCAGATTTCGCGACGAAAAATCAAAAATTTGAAAGCGAGGTTAGGACTATGA
- a CDS encoding DUF3021 domain-containing protein — MKKYVKYTIGFSGIGVLIGLAISLVFNYLNGSTTYYPSSPNFVNQFAHPLNGVTVSVILWMLIGCVFGFGSLIFEFKNWSLLKKTIINFCAYYAGFAPLAILCGWFPLTWINFAIFTLIFIVIYVIIWLLNWYSIKKEIRSINQQIKK, encoded by the coding sequence ATGAAAAAATATGTCAAATATACGATTGGTTTCTCAGGAATTGGTGTTCTAATTGGCTTAGCAATCTCTTTAGTTTTCAACTATCTTAACGGCAGTACCACTTACTACCCATCATCCCCTAATTTTGTTAACCAATTCGCTCATCCCCTTAACGGCGTAACTGTTTCTGTTATTTTATGGATGCTAATTGGCTGTGTTTTTGGGTTTGGCAGTTTAATTTTTGAATTTAAAAATTGGTCACTGCTAAAGAAAACGATCATTAATTTTTGTGCTTACTATGCTGGCTTTGCGCCATTAGCAATCCTATGCGGTTGGTTCCCATTGACTTGGATTAATTTTGCCATTTTCACGCTTATCTTTATTGTAATTTATGTCATAATTTGGCTTCTTAATTGGTACTCAATAAAAAAAGAGATTCGCTCAATTAATCAGCAAATCAAAAAGTAG
- a CDS encoding peptidoglycan recognition family protein, whose translation MAKRKKKQNLIYLSLIIIVAAIIGGSWFYSHHTREVSNSYAVSEMATLSSGARVYNSLSAIQRANLPDQALVKVNRYYLTSNDNDDTYARINYNGKNYFVRATDIELKMNNEINSYLTQSGLPHAKITKQISSIFEQRGYSTSSGNPRGVVIHDTGNENSTISSEVSYMKQNYSSTRVFVHTFIDNQQIINIADTKYMAEGAGPYANPYFVQFEMPHEYTAASFANQLGNAAYYTAYILKQNNLPVTKGTKDGGGTVWTHAMISSYLGGTDHEDPISYWSTSARKVFGTTYNINNFVELVQAYYNQM comes from the coding sequence ATGGCAAAGAGAAAGAAAAAACAAAATTTAATATATCTATCACTTATTATAATCGTCGCGGCAATAATCGGTGGGAGTTGGTTTTATTCTCATCATACGCGGGAGGTTAGTAATTCATATGCTGTTAGTGAAATGGCTACGTTAAGCAGTGGCGCAAGAGTATATAATTCACTTTCAGCAATTCAACGCGCCAACCTGCCTGATCAAGCCTTAGTTAAGGTCAATCGCTACTATCTGACTTCTAATGATAACGATGATACTTACGCACGGATTAACTATAATGGAAAAAATTATTTTGTTCGGGCCACCGATATTGAGTTGAAAATGAATAACGAAATCAATAGTTACCTTACTCAATCTGGTCTTCCACACGCTAAAATTACTAAACAAATTTCAAGTATATTTGAACAACGCGGGTATAGTACTTCATCTGGAAATCCTCGTGGGGTCGTAATTCATGATACTGGGAATGAAAATTCAACGATTAGTAGTGAAGTATCTTACATGAAGCAAAATTATAGTTCAACTAGAGTGTTTGTTCATACATTTATTGATAATCAACAAATTATTAATATTGCGGATACAAAATATATGGCAGAAGGAGCAGGGCCATATGCTAATCCATATTTTGTCCAGTTTGAAATGCCTCATGAATATACCGCAGCTTCTTTTGCAAACCAGCTTGGCAATGCTGCTTACTATACAGCCTATATCTTAAAACAGAATAATTTGCCCGTGACGAAAGGAACCAAAGATGGTGGTGGCACTGTTTGGACCCATGCAATGATTTCAAGTTATCTTGGTGGAACTGATCATGAAGACCCAATTTCTTATTGGTCGACATCGGCTCGTAAGGTATTTGGAACAACTTATAATATTAATAACTTTGTTGAATTAGTCCAGGCTTATTACAATCAAATGTGA
- a CDS encoding LLM class flavin-dependent oxidoreductase, translating into MNVELGISTFGETTPLEKTGKAISHDERIRNLIEEVELADQVGIDAYAIGEHHRKDFAVSAPEIIIAMAAAKTKQIHLSSATTNLPTIDPIRVFEQYATIDAMAPGRIEIMAGRGSFTEAFDLFGYDLDNYDELFKEKLDMLVEINRNEILDWPKGKFTPKVDHIGIYPRPKKPLKISLATGGNPNSTIRAAEMGLPIVYAIIGGQMDAFKPLVQLYRVVAEKTGHKLSEMPVSAHSWGWLSDDKEKAIKEYFYPTKLLVDTISKERPQWTGMTYEQYLESIGENGVIFVGNADTVADKIIKMMEVLGLKRFYLHLPIASMPHKDVLKAIEIYGKEVVPKVKKYFKDKSKLNDFSIKWKE; encoded by the coding sequence ATGAATGTCGAATTAGGAATCTCAACATTTGGTGAAACGACCCCACTCGAAAAAACTGGTAAGGCCATTAGCCATGATGAACGGATTAGAAATCTTATTGAAGAAGTAGAATTAGCCGACCAAGTAGGAATCGATGCATATGCTATCGGTGAGCACCACCGCAAAGACTTTGCAGTTTCGGCACCTGAAATCATTATAGCGATGGCGGCCGCAAAAACAAAACAAATTCATCTTTCAAGCGCCACTACTAATTTACCAACGATTGATCCAATTCGGGTTTTTGAGCAATATGCCACAATTGATGCAATGGCTCCTGGAAGAATTGAAATTATGGCTGGTCGCGGATCATTTACTGAAGCTTTTGACTTATTTGGTTACGATCTTGATAATTATGATGAACTATTTAAAGAAAAATTGGATATGCTAGTTGAAATTAACCGGAACGAAATTCTTGATTGGCCAAAAGGAAAGTTCACGCCAAAAGTTGACCACATTGGAATCTATCCTCGGCCAAAGAAGCCCTTGAAAATATCACTAGCTACTGGCGGCAATCCTAACTCGACCATTAGAGCGGCCGAAATGGGACTACCAATCGTTTATGCAATTATTGGTGGTCAGATGGATGCCTTTAAGCCATTAGTACAGCTCTATCGTGTTGTGGCTGAAAAAACAGGTCACAAATTAAGTGAAATGCCAGTTTCGGCTCACTCGTGGGGATGGCTAAGCGATGATAAGGAAAAGGCAATCAAAGAATATTTCTATCCAACTAAATTACTTGTTGATACAATTAGTAAAGAGCGGCCACAATGGACTGGCATGACATATGAACAATACCTTGAAAGTATTGGCGAAAACGGTGTTATTTTTGTTGGGAATGCCGATACGGTTGCTGACAAGATTATTAAAATGATGGAAGTGCTTGGCTTGAAGCGTTTCTACCTCCACTTGCCAATTGCCTCAATGCCCCATAAAGATGTATTAAAAGCAATTGAAATTTATGGGAAAGAGGTTGTACCAAAAGTTAAAAAATATTTTAAGGATAAAAGTAAATTGAATGACTTTTCAATTAAATGGAAAGAATAA
- a CDS encoding nitroreductase, whose protein sequence is MITKIVELAQRAPSWVNSQPWQVYCAMGDTLQEIKNAYRDQDIAGNQGDSDLPVMSREDWAPQTQDNMKQWRHGIVHHFANFDEAHEKMTNASNTLYDSPVILYITIPKASPDWSIFDAGLFAENIMLAATAYGLGTIPTYNSVRFPAILHQTLNVPDDERFIVGISLGYSANTTINSYNSERRPVNEILHFD, encoded by the coding sequence ATGATTACTAAAATTGTTGAATTAGCTCAACGTGCTCCATCATGGGTAAACTCTCAACCTTGGCAAGTATATTGTGCGATGGGCGATACATTACAAGAAATTAAGAATGCTTATCGTGATCAAGATATTGCAGGTAACCAAGGGGATTCAGATTTGCCAGTGATGAGCCGTGAAGATTGGGCACCGCAAACCCAAGATAATATGAAGCAATGGCGGCATGGAATTGTTCATCATTTTGCTAATTTTGATGAAGCTCATGAAAAGATGACAAATGCTAGTAATACTTTATATGATTCGCCTGTAATTCTTTATATTACTATTCCTAAAGCTTCACCAGATTGGTCGATTTTTGATGCGGGCTTATTTGCTGAAAATATTATGTTAGCTGCAACTGCTTATGGTTTGGGAACGATTCCAACCTATAACAGCGTTCGTTTCCCAGCGATTCTTCACCAAACTTTGAATGTGCCAGACGATGAACGGTTTATTGTTGGTATCTCGCTTGGTTATTCGGCTAATACGACAATTAATAGCTACAATTCAGAGCGTCGACCTGTAAATGAAATTTTGCATTTTGACTAA
- a CDS encoding GNAT family N-acetyltransferase, protein MTNNDTRIELVTTVTPEHWDLLLSADPSKKLVQNYLQSGILFAQSKDGHPIAVMVLQELTSDKLEIKNIAVDPRLENHGIATRLLQDAVHFAKVHHYQQLQIGTGSTSFKQLYLYQKIGFRVTEIKRNFFVKNYGQPIHENGLLLRDMLVLTLAISDYYS, encoded by the coding sequence ATGACTAATAACGATACAAGGATAGAATTAGTAACGACAGTAACTCCTGAACATTGGGATTTGCTTCTCAGTGCTGATCCAAGTAAGAAATTAGTTCAAAATTATCTGCAATCAGGGATACTTTTTGCACAGTCTAAAGATGGTCATCCCATTGCTGTAATGGTTTTGCAAGAACTTACATCGGATAAATTAGAAATAAAGAATATTGCTGTTGATCCACGGCTTGAAAATCACGGAATAGCAACCAGGCTATTGCAGGATGCCGTTCACTTTGCAAAGGTACATCATTATCAACAATTGCAAATTGGCACTGGGAGTACGAGCTTTAAGCAGTTATACCTTTACCAGAAAATAGGTTTTCGCGTTACTGAGATTAAAAGGAACTTTTTTGTTAAAAATTACGGACAACCTATTCACGAAAATGGTCTATTGTTACGGGACATGTTGGTGCTAACATTAGCTATCTCAGATTATTATTCCTGA
- a CDS encoding dihydrolipoyl dehydrogenase family protein — protein MKKYDDILIGSGPAAYKMANLLAKTDRKVLVVEGFEYGGTCPNYGCEPKIFLEGAARTVLQSQQLLGRGISQPAKLDWEALMQTKLKRFDPWPGETRDIIKKSHDIEDGYASFVDNHTISVNGHQYQADRIIIATGQTPNILNISGKEYLHTSYDLLSLKELPQRITIIGAGFVGLELATLVAAAGAEVTIVVHSDRVLREFTKAEDEALVNAMKQRGIKFSFNTDTQKVTQGKDGLLVTTNHGEVQADYVLDATGRHPNIEKLALENTDIEYDRHGINVDGHLMTTVDGVYAIGDVINRKQPKLTPVAEFEGQYLFDYLIGKTDQDIVYPTIGQAAFTFPEVARAGVNPDDVTGDSQYQVKTVALKYGSLYAGQNDHISTLTLVFKDQQLVGASEIGDYAADDINNFLPIIGLKINGDEYRQKVMAIYPTLGDKVAGLLP, from the coding sequence ATGAAAAAGTATGATGATATTCTGATCGGATCAGGGCCAGCAGCCTATAAAATGGCTAATCTTTTGGCTAAAACCGACCGTAAAGTATTGGTAGTTGAGGGTTTCGAATATGGGGGAACTTGCCCTAACTATGGGTGCGAACCAAAAATTTTTCTAGAAGGAGCTGCCCGGACTGTTCTCCAATCTCAGCAACTTCTTGGTCGAGGCATTAGTCAACCAGCAAAATTAGATTGGGAAGCATTAATGCAGACTAAGCTTAAGCGGTTTGATCCATGGCCAGGCGAAACTCGCGATATTATTAAGAAAAGTCATGATATTGAAGACGGCTACGCAAGTTTTGTAGATAACCATACTATTAGTGTAAACGGTCATCAATACCAGGCCGATCGTATTATCATTGCGACGGGGCAAACACCAAATATTCTGAATATTTCGGGTAAAGAGTATCTTCATACCAGTTATGACCTCCTCTCGTTAAAAGAACTTCCACAACGGATTACGATAATCGGTGCTGGCTTTGTGGGCTTAGAGTTAGCAACCCTTGTAGCAGCTGCTGGCGCTGAAGTAACAATCGTTGTTCATTCTGACCGCGTCCTTCGTGAATTTACCAAGGCGGAAGATGAAGCGCTAGTTAATGCGATGAAGCAACGGGGAATAAAATTTAGCTTTAATACTGATACGCAAAAAGTAACTCAAGGGAAAGACGGCTTGCTCGTTACAACTAATCATGGTGAAGTACAGGCTGACTATGTGCTTGATGCAACCGGTCGTCATCCAAATATCGAAAAATTAGCGCTTGAAAATACTGATATTGAATATGATCGTCATGGTATTAATGTCGACGGTCACTTGATGACAACGGTTGACGGTGTGTATGCAATTGGGGATGTTATTAATCGGAAACAACCTAAATTAACACCGGTCGCTGAATTTGAGGGTCAATATCTTTTTGATTATTTAATAGGTAAAACGGATCAAGATATTGTTTACCCGACAATTGGTCAAGCAGCCTTTACATTCCCAGAGGTTGCCCGTGCCGGTGTTAATCCAGATGATGTCACTGGTGACTCACAATATCAGGTTAAGACAGTTGCGCTAAAATATGGTAGCCTTTACGCAGGCCAAAACGATCACATCAGTACCCTTACTTTAGTCTTTAAGGATCAGCAATTGGTAGGGGCAAGTGAAATTGGCGATTATGCGGCTGATGATATTAATAACTTCTTGCCAATTATTGGTTTGAAGATTAATGGGGATGAGTATCGCCAAAAAGTAATGGCGATTTATCCAACGTTAGGCGATAAGGTTGCTGGATTGTTGCCTTAA
- a CDS encoding ammonium transporter, which translates to MLQVNTLFIMIASILVLLMTPGLAFFYGGLVNRRHANNMLLTVFMMCGLAVILWITVGYSLSFSGNHWGIVGNLNNTLMIHVPIDAITKTGIPIGDYAMFMMMFAIITPAIFCGSVVGHGRFNFLIMFTICWSIFVYYPLVHMVWAPYGLLARLGAVDFAGGLVVHVNAGITALILSAWVGRRKDVHSQRNNLSWVLIGTALLWIGWYGFNAGSALAVNDTAVQAMLTTTISCSSAMVTWMLLDRYQFNHVTLAGVCNGAITGLVAITPGAGYVTLGGSMIIGIVGAIVSQYFITKIKPQLPIDDVVDAFGCHGVSGIWGSIATGIFASHQISHLVPNGLLFGGGLHLLLVQIFVTLLTIIFIGVMDIILIKLLSIVLPVSIDNEKLAAIQSK; encoded by the coding sequence ATGTTACAAGTTAATACATTATTTATCATGATCGCCAGTATTCTCGTGTTATTAATGACACCAGGACTGGCTTTTTTCTATGGTGGTCTAGTCAATCGGCGCCATGCTAATAACATGTTGCTAACTGTTTTTATGATGTGTGGCTTAGCCGTGATTCTTTGGATTACAGTAGGCTACTCTCTTTCATTTTCCGGCAACCATTGGGGAATAGTCGGAAATTTAAATAATACATTAATGATTCATGTGCCAATCGATGCTATCACTAAAACTGGCATTCCAATTGGCGATTATGCAATGTTCATGATGATGTTTGCAATTATTACCCCGGCAATCTTTTGTGGATCGGTCGTCGGCCACGGACGCTTTAATTTTTTAATAATGTTTACCATTTGCTGGTCTATCTTTGTTTACTACCCCCTTGTGCATATGGTTTGGGCACCATATGGACTATTGGCAAGATTAGGGGCAGTTGACTTTGCTGGTGGATTAGTTGTTCATGTAAATGCGGGGATAACGGCCTTAATCCTTTCAGCCTGGGTTGGTCGACGGAAAGATGTTCATTCTCAACGCAATAATTTATCGTGGGTATTAATTGGAACAGCCCTTTTATGGATTGGTTGGTACGGCTTTAATGCTGGTTCGGCCCTCGCCGTTAATGATACGGCCGTACAAGCCATGTTAACAACGACCATCTCATGTTCAAGTGCAATGGTAACATGGATGTTATTGGATCGTTATCAGTTTAATCATGTTACCCTAGCTGGTGTCTGTAATGGTGCAATTACCGGTTTAGTAGCAATCACTCCTGGAGCAGGCTACGTTACACTAGGTGGTTCAATGATTATTGGAATAGTCGGTGCAATCGTTAGCCAATACTTTATTACTAAGATCAAACCACAACTGCCAATTGATGATGTTGTTGATGCATTCGGTTGCCATGGGGTTAGTGGTATCTGGGGAAGTATTGCAACTGGTATTTTTGCTAGCCATCAGATCAGTCATCTAGTACCTAATGGGCTTTTATTTGGTGGTGGTTTGCACCTTTTGCTTGTTCAAATCTTCGTTACCTTATTGACAATTATATTTATTGGTGTGATGGATATTATCTTAATAAAACTGCTCTCAATTGTTTTACCGGTTTCGATTGATAATGAAAAACTGGCGGCGATTCAAAGTAAGTGA
- a CDS encoding Rpn family recombination-promoting nuclease/putative transposase — MNNLSREEQIALIYDKWQKMTITSDPMFGLVMQNKEICLELINRALPNIKAKQIIQLDTQKDINIVSAHRVRFDVYVRDDKNNIIVIEMQVNNQNNIPARLRYYQEQVNHELLRPENNYSVLNNYPTYIIMFCNFDYFKQGWALYEFNLTCTRDHNLKFGDNRTVVIFNALAKKFDKNDKPIKNFLALMCNQGDNKNRFIAQIQDEIDKVKQDPERRNGFMKYELNLMDAKMEAREEGMAKAKREDIKKLIDSLYELNMNLILNQRSLNKKLWKNII; from the coding sequence ATGAATAATCTATCACGAGAAGAACAAATTGCCTTAATCTATGACAAATGGCAAAAGATGACAATTACTAGTGATCCAATGTTTGGACTAGTAATGCAAAATAAAGAAATTTGTTTAGAGTTAATTAATAGAGCCCTGCCAAACATTAAAGCAAAACAGATTATCCAGTTAGACACCCAAAAAGATATTAATATTGTTAGTGCCCATCGTGTTCGCTTTGACGTTTATGTTCGTGATGATAAAAATAATATCATTGTCATTGAGATGCAAGTTAATAATCAAAATAACATACCAGCACGCTTACGTTATTACCAAGAACAGGTTAATCATGAGCTATTAAGACCTGAAAATAATTACTCAGTACTCAATAATTACCCTACTTATATTATTATGTTTTGTAATTTTGATTATTTTAAGCAGGGATGGGCACTATATGAATTTAATCTTACTTGTACTAGAGACCATAACTTGAAATTTGGTGATAATCGGACAGTCGTTATCTTCAATGCTCTTGCTAAAAAATTTGATAAAAATGATAAACCGATTAAGAACTTCCTTGCTTTAATGTGCAATCAAGGCGACAATAAGAATAGATTTATTGCACAGATTCAAGACGAAATTGATAAAGTCAAACAAGATCCAGAAAGGAGAAATGGCTTTATGAAGTACGAATTAAACTTGATGGACGCTAAAATGGAAGCACGAGAAGAAGGAATGGCAAAAGCAAAAAGGGAAGATATTAAAAAGTTAATTGACTCTCTTTATGAACTTAATATGAACTTAATATTAAACCAGAGATCATTAAACAAAAAGTTATGGAAAAATATAATTTAA
- a CDS encoding AAA family ATPase, which yields MKNPFNPSFGIQPTVLLDREEVQSKLVKDIKALDTPYRTTLIYGNRGVGKTVFMNSVGKQIDQDPTWITIHLIIGDNMVGRLAEMIYQQSTNKIKKVFDQLSDINFEIGGLGLKFTLNDKQTSNFQLVLKKMLKILDKNNQKVLVMIDEAQEVTGMVELASVYQVMISEGLPISIIMTGLPKNVQELQNNHVLTFLLRSGRISLSPLNYYDIRAQYQQALKVRDPEISPEVVRRAALLSDGYAYAFQLLGYLLWESPDKHITMKTIDSIQPEYQAQLSRNAYSKMLEELSIMDQQFVITMAKASEYPVSTSCLRTKLKKKPGYIGMYRRRLMDSQLITPAGYGKLKFTLPLFKQFLLDDGQYLVNYS from the coding sequence ATGAAAAATCCTTTTAATCCAAGTTTTGGTATTCAACCAACTGTGTTATTAGATCGCGAAGAAGTACAATCAAAATTGGTTAAAGACATTAAAGCGCTTGATACTCCTTATCGAACTACTTTGATTTATGGAAATCGTGGAGTTGGAAAAACAGTTTTTATGAATTCTGTTGGAAAGCAGATTGATCAAGATCCGACGTGGATAACTATTCACTTAATTATTGGAGATAATATGGTGGGACGTTTGGCTGAAATGATTTACCAACAATCAACAAATAAAATCAAAAAAGTATTCGACCAACTCTCCGATATTAATTTTGAAATAGGCGGATTAGGCTTAAAATTCACTCTTAATGATAAACAAACATCAAATTTTCAACTTGTATTAAAAAAAATGTTAAAAATATTAGACAAAAATAACCAGAAAGTATTGGTAATGATTGATGAAGCTCAAGAGGTAACGGGAATGGTTGAATTAGCATCAGTATATCAAGTCATGATTAGTGAGGGGTTACCAATCTCAATAATCATGACTGGATTACCCAAAAATGTTCAAGAATTGCAAAATAATCATGTATTAACTTTCTTATTACGTAGTGGAAGAATAAGTCTTTCTCCACTGAATTACTATGATATCAGAGCGCAATACCAACAAGCATTGAAAGTACGAGATCCGGAAATTTCGCCAGAAGTGGTTCGTCGCGCCGCTCTTCTTTCAGACGGATATGCATATGCCTTTCAATTGCTTGGTTATCTTTTATGGGAATCACCGGATAAACACATTACGATGAAAACTATAGATAGTATCCAGCCAGAGTATCAAGCCCAATTAAGTCGAAATGCTTATAGTAAGATGCTTGAAGAATTATCTATTATGGATCAGCAATTTGTTATTACTATGGCTAAAGCTTCTGAGTACCCTGTTTCAACTAGTTGCTTAAGAACAAAATTAAAGAAAAAGCCTGGTTATATTGGAATGTATCGTCGGCGGTTAATGGATAGTCAACTCATAACACCAGCAGGATATGGAAAGCTAAAATTTACGCTGCCATTATTTAAGCAATTTTTACTTGATGATGGTCAGTATTTAGTTAATTATAGTTAA